Proteins from a genomic interval of Streptomyces fodineus:
- the araD gene encoding L-arabinonate dehydratase → MNAPAKKLRSHQWYGAEGLRSFSHRARTRQLGYLPEEHLGKPVIAVLNTWSDINPCHVHLRDRAQAVKRGVWQAGGFPLEFPVSTLSETFQKPTPMLYRNLLALETEELLRSYPVDGAVLMGGCDKSTPALLMGAASADLPAVFVPAGPMLPGHWRGAVLGSGTDMWKYWDDKRAGLIGDCEMTELESGLARSAGHCMTMGTASTLTAAAEALGVTVPGASSIPAVDSGHDRMAARAGMTAVELVRNDRRLSRILTREAFEDAVTTVLGLGGSTNAVIHLIAMAGRAGVRLTLDDFDRIARTVPVLANVRPGGRTYLMEDFHFAGGLPGFLSRITDLLHLDRPTVSYDTLREQLEGAQVHDDDVIRPRGNPVASEGGVAVLRGNLCPDGAVIKHIAAEPRLLKHTGPAVVFDDYKAMQRTIDDPALGITADSVLVLRGAGPKGGPGMPEYGMLPIPGHLLRQGVRDMVRISDARMSGTSYGACVLHVAPESYVGGPLALVRTGDLITLDVDARSLHLHVGDEELERRRVAWTPPPARYERGYGVLYNGQITQADTGCDFEFLARPGHVPDPYTG, encoded by the coding sequence ATGAACGCCCCTGCGAAGAAGCTGAGAAGCCATCAGTGGTACGGGGCCGAGGGCCTGCGGTCCTTCAGTCACCGGGCCCGGACCCGGCAGCTCGGGTATCTGCCCGAGGAGCACCTGGGCAAGCCCGTGATCGCCGTGCTCAACACCTGGTCCGACATCAACCCGTGCCATGTGCACCTGCGGGACCGCGCCCAGGCCGTGAAGCGGGGGGTGTGGCAGGCCGGCGGTTTTCCGCTGGAGTTCCCGGTCTCGACGCTGAGCGAGACCTTCCAGAAGCCCACACCGATGCTCTACCGGAATCTGCTGGCCCTGGAGACCGAGGAACTGCTGCGCTCGTATCCGGTCGACGGGGCCGTGCTGATGGGCGGGTGCGACAAGTCCACGCCCGCGCTGCTGATGGGTGCGGCCAGTGCCGATCTGCCCGCCGTCTTCGTGCCCGCCGGGCCCATGCTGCCGGGGCACTGGCGGGGCGCGGTGCTCGGGTCCGGTACGGACATGTGGAAGTACTGGGACGACAAGCGGGCCGGTCTCATCGGCGACTGCGAGATGACCGAGCTGGAGAGCGGCCTGGCCCGCTCGGCCGGTCACTGCATGACCATGGGTACGGCGTCCACGCTGACCGCCGCCGCCGAGGCCCTCGGCGTGACCGTGCCGGGCGCGTCGAGCATTCCCGCCGTCGACTCCGGGCACGACCGGATGGCCGCCAGGGCCGGGATGACCGCCGTGGAGCTGGTACGGAACGATCGCAGGCTGTCGCGGATCCTCACCCGGGAGGCCTTCGAGGACGCCGTCACCACCGTCCTCGGCCTCGGCGGCTCCACCAACGCCGTCATCCATCTGATCGCCATGGCGGGCCGCGCCGGGGTGAGGCTCACCCTGGACGACTTCGACCGCATCGCCCGGACCGTGCCCGTCCTCGCCAACGTCCGCCCCGGCGGCCGGACGTACCTCATGGAGGACTTCCACTTCGCGGGCGGCCTGCCCGGCTTCCTGTCCCGCATCACCGACCTGCTCCACCTGGACCGGCCGACGGTGTCGTACGACACCCTGCGCGAGCAGCTGGAAGGCGCGCAGGTGCATGACGACGACGTCATCCGCCCGCGCGGCAACCCGGTCGCGAGCGAGGGCGGGGTCGCCGTCCTGCGGGGCAACCTCTGCCCGGACGGCGCGGTCATCAAGCACATCGCCGCCGAGCCCCGCCTGCTGAAGCACACCGGCCCGGCCGTCGTCTTCGACGACTACAAGGCCATGCAGCGCACCATCGACGACCCCGCGCTCGGCATCACCGCCGACAGCGTGCTGGTGCTCCGGGGCGCCGGGCCCAAAGGCGGCCCGGGCATGCCCGAGTACGGCATGCTCCCCATCCCCGGCCACCTGCTCAGGCAGGGCGTACGGGACATGGTCCGGATCTCCGACGCCCGGATGAGCGGCACGAGTTACGGCGCCTGCGTGCTGCACGTGGCCCCGGAGTCGTACGTCGGCGGCCCGCTGGCGCTCGTGCGCACCGGGGACCTCATCACCCTGGACGTCGACGCCCGCAGTCTCCATCTCCACGTCGGCGACGAGGAGTTGGAGCGCAGGCGGGTCGCGTGGACGCCACCGCCCGCCCGGTACGAGCGCGGCTACGGCGTCCTCTACAACGGGCAGATCACCCAGGCCGACACCGGCTGCGACTTCGAGTTCCTGGCCCGGCCGGGCCACGTGCCGGACCCGTACACCGGCTGA
- a CDS encoding HAD family acid phosphatase codes for MRKSHRVVAAGAACALAGVALYGAGVATAGQSTANSTHEPYNIGQLVKDIDTYYGTTADSNGVYQASPDSPYAKDLAQIDADAKRYIDKAARKAHRHGEKPAVMFDIDDTLLLSLDYEKRYNYTFNPTTWNDYVNKADRPEVFGSPELVRYAESKGVEVFYNSGLSEAQRAAAVANLKKVGADVNLDADHMFLKDKANPPAYLSDCATPNGWTCTTVQYKSGTRKHIEDDLGYEIIANFGDQYSDLDGGYADRTYKLPNPTYFVS; via the coding sequence ATGCGGAAGTCCCACAGAGTCGTCGCCGCCGGTGCAGCCTGTGCTCTCGCCGGAGTCGCGCTGTACGGCGCGGGCGTGGCCACCGCCGGGCAGTCGACGGCGAACTCAACCCACGAGCCCTACAACATAGGGCAGTTGGTGAAGGACATCGACACCTACTACGGCACGACCGCCGACAGCAATGGCGTCTACCAGGCGTCCCCGGACAGCCCGTACGCCAAGGACCTGGCGCAGATCGACGCCGATGCCAAGCGCTATATCGACAAGGCGGCCCGCAAGGCGCACCGCCACGGCGAGAAGCCGGCCGTCATGTTCGACATCGACGACACGCTGCTGCTCAGCCTCGACTACGAGAAGCGCTACAACTACACGTTCAACCCCACCACGTGGAACGACTACGTGAACAAGGCCGACCGCCCGGAGGTCTTCGGCAGCCCCGAGCTGGTCCGGTACGCCGAGTCCAAGGGCGTCGAGGTCTTCTACAACTCCGGTCTGAGCGAGGCCCAGCGCGCCGCCGCCGTCGCGAACCTGAAGAAGGTCGGCGCCGATGTGAACCTCGACGCCGACCACATGTTCCTCAAGGACAAGGCCAACCCGCCGGCCTACCTGAGCGACTGCGCCACCCCGAACGGCTGGACCTGCACGACCGTGCAGTACAAGTCCGGGACGCGCAAGCACATCGAGGACGACCTGGGTTACGAGATCATCGCCAACTTCGGCGACCAGTACTCGGACCTCGACGGCGGCTACGCCGACCGCACGTACAAGCTGCCGAACCCGACCTACTTCGTCAGCTGA
- a CDS encoding dihydrodipicolinate synthase family protein has protein sequence MSSVTFESQRAALADVVAIPVTPFAADGSVDRNAHRALLRRMLDGGIRTLTPNGNTGEFYALTPEERRMVAESAVEAAGDRAAVLVGVGHDLPTAIASARHARDLGAGMVMVHQPVHPYVSAAGWVDYHRAIAESVPELGVVPYIRNAALPGARLAELAGHCPNVIGVKYAVPDAVRFAGFARDAGLDRFVWVAGLAEPYAPSYFSAGATGFTSGLVNVAPAVPLNMMEALRSGDYPAAMRVWEQIRRFEELRAAHGSANNVTVVKEALCALGLCHRDVRPPGKPLPEDERAEVAAIAAGWSI, from the coding sequence ATGAGCAGTGTGACGTTCGAGTCCCAACGGGCGGCCCTGGCCGACGTGGTGGCCATCCCGGTGACGCCCTTCGCCGCGGACGGTTCCGTCGACCGGAACGCCCATCGGGCCCTGCTGCGTCGCATGCTCGACGGCGGGATCCGCACCCTCACCCCGAACGGCAACACCGGCGAGTTCTACGCCCTCACCCCCGAAGAGCGCCGCATGGTCGCCGAGTCGGCCGTCGAGGCGGCCGGCGACCGTGCCGCGGTCCTCGTCGGCGTCGGCCACGACCTGCCCACCGCGATCGCCTCCGCCCGGCACGCCCGTGACCTCGGCGCCGGGATGGTGATGGTCCACCAGCCCGTCCACCCGTACGTCTCGGCGGCCGGCTGGGTCGACTACCACCGCGCCATCGCCGAGTCCGTGCCCGAGCTGGGCGTGGTGCCGTACATCCGCAACGCGGCGCTGCCCGGTGCCCGGCTCGCCGAACTGGCCGGCCACTGCCCGAATGTCATCGGGGTCAAGTACGCGGTCCCCGACGCCGTCCGCTTCGCCGGTTTCGCCCGCGACGCAGGCCTCGACCGTTTCGTCTGGGTCGCCGGCCTCGCCGAGCCGTACGCCCCCTCCTACTTCTCCGCGGGCGCCACCGGCTTCACCTCCGGACTCGTGAACGTCGCCCCGGCCGTTCCGCTGAACATGATGGAAGCGCTTCGATCCGGCGACTACCCGGCCGCCATGAGGGTCTGGGAGCAGATCCGCCGCTTCGAGGAACTCCGAGCCGCCCACGGCTCCGCGAACAACGTCACCGTCGTCAAGGAAGCCCTTTGCGCACTCGGCCTGTGCCACCGGGACGTCCGCCCGCCTGGCAAGCCGCTGCCCGAGGACGAGCGCGCCGAGGTCGCCGCCATCGCCGCCGGATGGTCCATATGA
- a CDS encoding GntR family transcriptional regulator — translation MTTVPTPIPSRTQVVLDAIKHGILTGRLTPGQALVETELAAQFGVSKTPVREALKTLAGTGLVVMSQYKGVTVRMVDADMAREVYDVRLLLEPEALRRAVRRGACLDAARDALTRADAATDTAERSLANREFHRALYLPCGNPLLGRMLDGVRDQAALVSAVAWAADPSWEREAAEHREILRLALDGDSEGAASALHAHIASFLQRAFPADTEGAEVARPHPQEGQR, via the coding sequence ATGACCACTGTGCCCACCCCGATCCCGTCCCGCACGCAAGTCGTACTGGACGCGATCAAGCACGGCATCCTGACCGGGCGGCTGACGCCCGGCCAGGCCCTGGTCGAGACGGAGCTGGCCGCGCAGTTCGGGGTGTCCAAGACCCCGGTGCGCGAGGCGCTGAAGACACTCGCCGGGACCGGACTCGTCGTGATGAGCCAGTACAAGGGCGTCACGGTGCGCATGGTGGACGCGGACATGGCGCGCGAGGTCTACGATGTACGGCTGCTGCTCGAGCCGGAGGCGCTGCGCAGGGCCGTCCGGCGAGGCGCCTGCCTGGACGCCGCGCGCGACGCGCTGACCCGGGCCGACGCCGCCACCGACACCGCCGAACGCTCCCTCGCCAACCGGGAGTTCCACCGCGCCCTCTACCTGCCGTGCGGCAACCCGCTGCTCGGGCGGATGCTGGACGGGGTCCGCGACCAGGCCGCTCTGGTCTCCGCCGTCGCCTGGGCCGCCGACCCCTCCTGGGAGCGGGAGGCCGCCGAACACCGGGAGATCCTGCGGCTCGCGCTCGACGGTGACTCCGAGGGCGCGGCGAGCGCCCTGCACGCCCACATCGCGTCCTTCCTCCAGCGCGCTTTCCCCGCGGACACCGAGGGAGCGGAGGTGGCCCGCCCCCACCCGCAGGAGGGACAGCGATGA